The following is a genomic window from Chryseobacterium ginsenosidimutans.
GTTAACGTAGTTAATTTCTTTTCAAAATCATGCTTTTCTACAAAGCTGTCAATTTTAGTGTAAGTGGCACTTTCTCTTGTGGTAAGACTGTCGGTTCTGTACTTTTCCAACAGACTTCCATCTGAGTTTTTCATCTCAAGGGAATACCCTTTAAAGTCGGACGCTTTTTGTTCTTTATTGATTTCAAAATCGAAGAAACGGTTTTTCACATAGAGATAATTTCCAAAAGTTTTACGATTGTACTTCTGTCGGTCGCTCAGTTTTTGGCCTTTCTTTAAAGTATCGGTTTTTACGCTGTCTTTTTTTGAAGTATTAAAAGTCTGGTCGCCCATTTTCAGTTTGATGTCTTCATAATCCAAAAACCATTTTCCGTCAATCGGTTTCCAGACCGAGACAATGTCGGCTTCGCTTTTCTTTTTACTGGCACTTTCAAACTTTTTCAGAGCATAGGTTTCAGAATCCACATAGATTTTTCCGTTAAACTTTCTCGGATTTTGCTTTTTCTTGTCAGTAATTTCCTTGAATTTAATGACGTAGGTTTTTCTGCCATCCAACTGCAAAGTATCTGATAAATAATAATTGAAAAGTTTTCTGTTTTCCGGTCTTAACTGACGTGGAGTTCGGTCTAAATGAGAAAGATTAATCGCCACCGCTTCATAAATCGGATTTTTAAAACCCGACATTCTGTTGTCGATAATATTGGTTTTCTCCCCGAACTTCTGAGAATATTTGTACTCCGTTGCTTTTTCCCAAAGAAACATCTGACTTTCCTGAGAAGCGTCGAGCAGATCTTCACCAATCAGAGAATCCTTCTTTTCGCTTTCTTTTTGCTTAAATTCTAATTTATCAACTTTCGAAAGAGAATCTTTTCTTGTTGAGAGAAAATTTTTAAAGGTATCAATCGAATCTTTATCGACATCAATTGAAAATTTAGAGTACGATTTAAAATTGTAAGTATCCAAAGATTTGGGTGAGTTTTCCTTTTCTCTTTTATTCAGTTCGTCCAGAATTCTCAATGCTCTCGGGTCACTTTTATCGGTGATAATTACTTTATCGATATTGCTCTGTTTTTCAGACAGCGGCTGCATCGCCACTTCCATAGATTTTTTAACATCAACGGTGACATCTTCAAAATTGCTTGCCAGAATTTCAACTTTTTTACACTTTGTTTTAAAAGATAAAAGGCCGTCAAAGTTGGTTTTCCCCAAAAGATTGTCGTCACAGTAAACGGCTGCATCACGAATCGGTTTTTTATCGGTTTTGCTGAAAACTTTCAGGGAAGTCTGCCCGAAACAGAACACCACAAAAAATAAAAAGAATGGAGATAGAAGTTTGGTCATCGAGTTTTTTATTAATAAGACAAAACTATTGATAAGAAGGTTACAAAACCACTACAGAAAATATAATCTTTTGTTAAAAATAAAACCATCTTTATCCCAATGTAGAACCTCCGTCCGTTCGAGTAAAATTATTTGAAGAATAATTTTGTATTGAGAATATGGGAA
Proteins encoded in this region:
- a CDS encoding DUF5686 family protein, with the translated sequence MTKLLSPFFLFFVVFCFGQTSLKVFSKTDKKPIRDAAVYCDDNLLGKTNFDGLLSFKTKCKKVEILASNFEDVTVDVKKSMEVAMQPLSEKQSNIDKVIITDKSDPRALRILDELNKREKENSPKSLDTYNFKSYSKFSIDVDKDSIDTFKNFLSTRKDSLSKVDKLEFKQKESEKKDSLIGEDLLDASQESQMFLWEKATEYKYSQKFGEKTNIIDNRMSGFKNPIYEAVAINLSHLDRTPRQLRPENRKLFNYYLSDTLQLDGRKTYVIKFKEITDKKKQNPRKFNGKIYVDSETYALKKFESASKKKSEADIVSVWKPIDGKWFLDYEDIKLKMGDQTFNTSKKDSVKTDTLKKGQKLSDRQKYNRKTFGNYLYVKNRFFDFEINKEQKASDFKGYSLEMKNSDGSLLEKYRTDSLTTRESATYTKIDSFVEKHDFEKKLTTLTQLMRGNLRYKMIDFDLTKFFSYDKYQGLRLGAGVKLNEKFSKTFSPDGYFGYGFKDHTWKYGLGLDMKLSSKRTSVFRIDYVDDVFAAGRFNNTMWDMMMKVSDINLDLHNATFYKNQKWGASFLYDISNSLSMKIAVNKEKQEALFDYQYKNLGNSFDNTSATLSLKFAPNDKNIMTPSGKYTYEKGFPQVYMNYEKGVETLGGDLDYHRLDALIIHQFRSKLGVTNLKLFGGISSGTAPIWKNFEIAGQKDQNSEKWYSNISTPTNLGFTTMPSGTFFTDKFVGFKISQNLPFRFKTFGDKYSNIELEYQSAIGDFKNRIDHQFEFQVLDHYYQEVGLIWNRFLGRNFGVGFSYRLGYYQTSQFKDNFGIKFRLNVL